A window from Malassezia japonica chromosome 1, complete sequence encodes these proteins:
- a CDS encoding 2-dehydropantoate 2-reductase (COG:E; EggNog:ENOG503NZBB), whose product MPHVLVVGAGAVGAFYASKLDPNAAHVALVCRSNYDVVKQHGFQMKTHSFGDYAYKPHEVYPSVDAAAAQEWDYVVVATKALNMSPDTASFIAPVVTSKTTIVLVQNGVEVEAPYRARFPDAPIVSAVTVVSAALVEPSVLVQYRWTRISLGPYTDLYGTQTTDTQRALIERGTAGVEELVQLFTAGGIRDAEAYDALGLQQVRWHKLAINASMNVSGVLSGCLGNDVMVKDPILRPHLEACMHEVLDAAPKIFGKPLPEKFASPELLLKSTERNVNSKSSMVQDWQGHRALELDAILGNALQVAAKHNAPMPRLESMFALLQSAQKVHLDKST is encoded by the exons ATGCCCCACGTCCTGGTTGTCGGTGCAGgggccgtcggcgcgttTTACGCGAGCAAGCTCGATCCG AATGCAGCACACGTCGCACTTGTCTGCCGCTCGAACTACGACGTGGTGAAGCAGCACGGCTTCCAGATGAAGACGCACAGCTTTGGTGACTATGCGTACAAGCCGCACGAGGTGTACCCCTCGgtggacgcggcggcggcgcaggagtGGGACTATGTCGTGGTTGCGACCAAGGCACTCAACATGTCGCCGGACACGGCGTCGTTTATCGCGCCGGTCGTGACGAGCAAGACGACCATTGTTCTGGTCCAGaacggcgtcgaggtcgaggcgccgtaccgcgcgcgcttcccggacgcgccgatcgTCTCGGCGGTGACGGTggtgagcgcggcgctggtcgagccGTCGGTCCTCGTGCAGTACCGCTGGACGCGCATCTCCCTGGGGCCGTACACGGACCTCTATGGGACGCAGACCACCGATACACAGCGCGCACTGATCGAGCGGGgcaccgccggcgtcgaggagctcgtgcagctctttacggccggcggcatccgcgacgcggaagcctacgatgcgctcggcctgcagcAGGTGCGCTGGCACAAGCTCGCGATCAACGCCTCGATGAACGTCTCCGGCGTGCTCTCAGGGTGCCTAGGCAATGACGTCATGGTCAAGGACCCGATCCTGCGGCCGCACCTCGAGGCGTGCAtgcacgaggtgctcgacgcggcgcccaaGATCTTTGGCAAGCCTCTCCCGGAAAAGTTTGCTTCGCCAGAGCTTTTGCTGAAGAGCACCGAGCGGAACGTGAACAGCAAGTCGAGCATGGTGCAGGACTGGCAGGGccaccgcgcgctcgagctcgacgcgatccTCGGCAACGCGCTCCAGGTGGCTGCCAAGCACAATGCACCGatgccgcgcctcgagtcGATGTTTGCACTGCTGCAGAGCGCGCAAAAGGTGCATTTGGACAAGTCTACCTAG